The Scleropages formosus chromosome 3, fSclFor1.1, whole genome shotgun sequence genome contains the following window.
actcatacactatgggtgaacctgaacagcatatctatggagtgtgggaggaaaccagagcacccaaggacttacactgctagatacactacttacaatgggtcactcatccatacatcagtggaacacaccctctgtcactcacacactacgggtgaacacacacacacacagagttcctCTGCACCTTTGACACCAGTCCTGACACATGAACGCActttggcagcaggtggcacagtggttaagagAGTTCCCTCATGTAGGTTCCAGGTACTAAACATTAAGGGACACAGTAACCCTACCGCGCTCTGTGTCCGTGGGTAAACAATGAAAAGATGGTGATCCCACattacgtcactttggaaaaagtttaaagtattattattattaacagatTAGCTGGGGAGATCCGATCGTAGTCCTTTAGCGACGGGGCGGGGGTGTTTTCACGCTGAACTGCACCACTCGCTACTTCCTAACCGCCGCCGGACCGCTGAAGGCGCAGCAACGTGGTTGTGTCTCGAGACGGGCGTGGGAGTGAGTGAGAGGACGTGTCAAGTTATAGCTCCACGCGGACAGCCGATGCCGTGTTCAATTCACCTAGGAGAAGCGTGTCGCCCGATGTGACCCGGCAGACGGCGCTGGAGGTAGCGAGTGGACGCGACGAGCAGCGGACAGCGCGGAGAGATGACGCTCCGTGACCGTTTCACGCGTTTGTAAGAAACACGCAGTGAACTTTCGAGCCCCACTCACCGCGCCCACAAGAGGACGCCGGGGTCGAGGCGGACTTGTTCGCTCACGTTTCACACCCACTCGGGTTCCGAGCACGCGGAGGGTGGCTCGCCTCGCGCGATCATGTACACGATAAGCAGGGGTCCCAGCAAACTGGTGACACGGCGGAGGACAGGTGAGCGTCGCCGCTGCGTGGCCTCGAAGCGCGATCGGTCGGGAATCAGTGTGCCCGGGGGCTGTGTGTGTATCCCGTCCACCCGTGCCCTCTGCATGTCCACGCAGGTCCCACGCAGCATGTCGACAGCAAATTCGGCGACTCGAGACAGAGAGTAGCCCCCAGCTCGGTGCCCAGGTAAAAGGATGCAACCGTGTACGGTTCGGTGCACGCGCTGTGGGGATGGAGATGGAGCCGGAGCCGATGGACCCCCCACGGCGCCCTTCGCGCAGTGACAGTGTCGGCGCGCGCAGCTCACGCTGTGCAGAAGTGAGGATGGACGCTGAGAAACGCTGCCCGCATTTATGACCTTGTGTTGCGTGAGACACGGGAGCCATGCGATCGCCGTGCcactgagtgtgtgagagagctgtAGACGTGACTATTTAactgcttttcattaaaaaaaaaaagttatttaaagtGACGGCAGAAAGGAAGAATGTACGCGCAACTTATTAAACAGTGCTCTGCTAGATTTATCCGCTTTTTGCCGTCTGTCTCCGAACTTgatatgtacattttaaatacttcCCAGCACAATTAGACGTAAAATCGCGCGAAAAATTAAGTAACTGGTGTATGTTAAAACTTTGACACGTTGGCCCAGTTACAGCCTGGTTCACAAACCGATCTTTCGTAATCGTGCCGCGGTCACCATGGCAATGGCGAGGCATTTAGGAACTACGGAAGCCTCACTGGTCCACAAGGGCCGCAAACCCAAGTTCACAAACGCGATTATTAATTTCTAAATACAAAACTGTCCagatttatgtatatataaaaaccCGCGATTTCAGTAGCAAATGATGGCACGAAAGAAAGACTATAAAAGAAGTGGCTCATATTAAAAGAACGACTTTGCTAAACGTTCACAGAAACAGCTCGGTGCACTTGCTGCAGGAAGGACTGAGCGGCACAGAAAAGGCGGCTCCTCATCAGGGAGGAACAATCAGTAACACTGCAGTCGTTCTGTTACACAACGTaaacaacattttcattatgtCGACTTTTGGCGTTCTCCATTCTCAAAATGAGCAAAATTTGGCACCCGGTTCCAAGCggcgaatattccagtaccggCATTTAGGATCTGATCCTTTCTAGAATCTTCTGGCGCTTCTATAAGCTTCCAGCGGCTGTGAAGTAGCAATCTAAGACTGACACTCTACACAAACTATTGGTATTTTTTATACTTggtaaactttaatcataatcaacgcaaaaatcgacataactaagTACTTGTGAAAAAGATGTTGCGTTGCGTATCCATCTCCACTTCACACTCTCGCTACTTAAGCATGTCTCTGTTGTCAGTGTAAGTAGGTCTGGCTTTCTAACGACTCTCGTGTGTGTGGTGCAGCTATCCCGCGCCGAAGCTCATCTTCCACCGCCTGAACGGGAAGCGGCACCACGCGACCCGCGGTCACGCGCATGAGGAGAGCTTGACGGCCGCGCACGAGGAGAACGTCAAGTTCGTGAATGAAGGTgggcggggcggggcagggGGGGTCCCGTGGCTGGTGACAGTTAATTATTTTCGCGAACGCTGCTCTCCCAAACGACGTGCAGATGAGGGCAGCTCCTTTCATCCACAATGTGGAACGAGCTATACatatacaggcggtccccgacttacgacgTGGCTGCGTTCCGCGAAATGCATCGAATACACCTCATACACACCTCTGCCTTGCAGActaggagatgcggatcgctgcccagcaacacgagagagtatcgcttg
Protein-coding sequences here:
- the LOC108928859 gene encoding MAPK regulated corepressor interacting protein 2-like — protein: MYTISRGPSKLVTRRRTGPTQHVDSKFGDSRQRVAPSSVPSYPAPKLIFHRLNGKRHHATRGHAHEESLTAAHEENVKFVNEAWQEVKQQLGESDQRGLGPVQYTEKTPNPSMKNFVPIDLEEWWARRFLANIADLA